One Ricinus communis isolate WT05 ecotype wild-type chromosome 2, ASM1957865v1, whole genome shotgun sequence DNA segment encodes these proteins:
- the LOC8288080 gene encoding xylulose kinase 2: MDDLSLPHDSLFLGFDSSTQSLKATVLDSNLNIVKSEQIHFDSDLPHYETKDGVYRDTSDNGKIVSPTLMWVEALDLVLQRLKKSGFEFGKVVALSGSGQQHGSVYWRKGSSSILTMLDSRKPMVDQLGNAFSIKESPIWMDSSTTVQCREIEEAVGGALELSKLTGSRAYERFTGPQIRKIFWRQPEAYSDTERISLVSSFMASLFIGGYACIDYTDGSGMNLMDIKKKAWSKIALEATAPGLIEKLGRMAPAYEVAGHIAPYFVKRYKFNRDCLVVQWSGDNPNSLAGLTLSIPGDLAISLGTSDTVFGIATDPQPGLEGHVLPNPVDTEGYMVMLCYKNGSLTREDVRNRCAEKSWEVFNKFLEQTTPLNDGKIGFYYKDHEILPPLPVGFHRYVLQNFTGENLDEVNEQEVQEFDPASEVRALIEGQFLSMRAHAERFGMPTPPKRIIATGGASANQSILNSVASIFGCDVYTVQRPDSASLGAALRAAHGWLCNKKGSFVPIACLYKDKLEKSALSCKLSVSAGNQKLVSQYALLMKKRMEIENRLVEKLGRC, from the exons ATGGATGATCTCTCTCTTCCTCATGACTCCCTGTTTCTTGGATTCGACAGCTCTACGCA GTCATTGAAGGCAACTGTTTTGGACTCCAATCTCAACATTGTCAAATCAGAGCAAATTCACTTTGACTCTGATTTGCCTCATTATGAGACTAAAGATGGAGTATATAGAGACACATCTGATAATGGCAAAATTGTTTCACCAACTTTGATGTGGGTAGAGGCTCTTGACCTCGTTCTTCAAAGGCTCAAAAAATCTGGTTTCGAATTCGGGAAAGTTGTTGCTCTTTCTGGTAGCGGACAGCAACATGGTAGTGTTTATTGGAGGAAAGGTAGTTCTTCAATTTTAACAATGTTGGACTCCAGAAAGCCAATGGTGGATCAGCTTGGTAATGCTTTTTCTATTAAGGAATCGCCAATTTGGATGGATAGTAGCACCACTGTGCAATGTAGGGAGATTGAAGAGGCTGTTGGTGGAGCTTTGGAGTTGTCCAAACTTACTGGGTCTCGTGCATATGAAAGATTCACAGGACCACAGATTAGGAAGATTTTTTGGAGACAGCCAGAAGCTTATAGTGATACTGAGAGGATTTCCCTTGTTAGCTCATTCATGGCATCTCTTTTCATTGGAGGATATGCTTGTATTGATTATACTGATGGTTCTGGGATGAATTTGATGGACATTAAGAAAAAAGCCTGGTCTAAAATTGCTTTGGAG GCCACCGCACCAGGCTTGATTGAAAAACTTGGAAGAATGGCTCCTGCCTATGAAGTTGCAGGTCATATCGCCCCATATTTTGTGAAGAG atataaatttaatcgAGACTGTCTGGTTGTTCAGTGGTCTGGAGACAACCCCAACAGTCTAGCAG GTTTAACCCTTAGCATCCCAGGGGATCTAGCTATTAGCCTTGGCACCAGTGACACC GTTTTTGGAATTGCCACTGACCCTCAACCTGGACTAGAAGGGCATGTTTTGCCTAATCCTGTGGATACTGAGGGTTACATGGTTATGTTGTGCTACAAAAATGGGTCTCTGACTCGTGAAG ATGTTCGCAACCGCTGTGCTGAGAAATCTTGGGAAGTCTTCAACAAGTTTCTGGAACAAACAACACCTCTTAATG ATGGAAAAATTGGCTTCTACTACAAAGACCACGAAATTCTTCCTCCCCTGCCAG TTGGCTTCCATCGCTATGTGCTCCAAAATTTCACTGGTGAGAATCTGGATGAAGTGAATGAACAGGAAGTTCAGGAATTTGATCCCGCTTCTGAg GTTCGGGCATTGATTGAGGGCCAATTTCTCTCGATGCGAGCTCATGCTGAAAGATTTGGAATGCCCACCCCTCCAAAACGAATAATAGCTACTGGTGGAGCATCAGCAAATCAAAGCATTTTGAACTCAGTAGCATCAATATTTGGGTGTGATGTCTACACTGTTCAAAGACCTG ATTCTGCCTCCCTAGGAGCTGCATTAAGGGCTGCTCATGGTTGGCTGTGCAATAAGAAGGGAAGTTTTGTGCCAATTGCATGCTTGTACAAGGACAAGTTGGAGAAGTCAGCTCTCAGCTGCAAGCTTTCTGTTAGTGCTGGGAATCAAAAATTAGTTTCCCAATATGCTTTATTAATGAAGAAGAGAATGGAAATAGAAAATCGCCTTGTTGAAAAGCTTGGACGGTGttga
- the LOC8288079 gene encoding tubulin alpha chain, whose amino-acid sequence MRECISIHIGQAGIQVGNACWELYCLEHGIQPDGQMPSDKTVGGGDDAFNTFFSETGAGKHVPRAVFVDLEPTVIDEVRTGTYRQLFHPEQLISGKEDAANNFARGHYTIGKEIVDLCLDRIRKLADNCTGLQGFLVFNAVGGGTGSGLGSLLLERLSVDYGKKSKLGFTVYPSPQVSTSVVEPYNSVLSTHSLLEHTDVAVLLDNEAIYDICRRSLDIERPTYTNLNRLVSQVISSLTASLRFDGALNVDVTEFQTNLVPYPRIHFMLSSYAPVISAEKAYHEQLSVAEITNSAFEPSSMMAKCDPRHGKYMACCLMYRGDVVPKDVNAAVATIKTKRTIQFVDWCPTGFKCGINYQPPTVVPGGDLAKVQRAVCMISNSTSVAEVFSRIDHKFDLMYAKRAFVHWYVGEGMEEGEFSEAREDLAALEKDYEEVGAESAEGEDGDEGDEY is encoded by the exons TTGAGCATGGCATTCAG CCTGATGGCCAGATGCCAAGTGACAAGACTGTTGGCGGGGGAGACGATGCTTTCAACACGTTTTTCAGCGAAACAGGAGCAGGAAAGCACGTACCTAGAGCCGTGTTTGTAGATCTGGAGCCCACTGTTATTGATGAAGTGAGAACCGGAACGTACCGTCAATTGTTCCACCCTGAACAACTCATTAGCGGCAAGGAAGATGCTGCCAACAACTTTGCTCGTGGCCACTATACCA TTGGTAAGGAGATTGTTGATCTGTGCTTGGACCGTATCAGAAAGCTTGCTGATAACTGCACTGGCCTCCAAGGATTCCTGGTGTTCAATGCTGTTGGAGGTGGTACTGGTTCAGGTCTAGGATCACTTCTTCTGGAGCGTCTCTCAGTTGATTATGggaaaaaatcaaaactagGTTTCACTGTCTATCCATCGCCTCAGGTTTCGACATCAGTTGTGGAGCCATATAATAGTGTTCTTTCAACTCATTCTCTCCTTGAGCACACGGATGTTGCTGTGCTTCTTGATAATGAGGCCATCTATGACATTTGCAGGCGCTCTCTTGACATTGAGCGTCCTACTTACACCAATCTCAACCGTCTTGTTTCTCAG GTGATCTCATCCCTCACTGCCTCTTTGAGGTTTGATGGAGCTCTTAATGTGGATGTGACCGAGTTCCAGACCAACCTGGTTCCTTATCCCAGGATTCATTTCATGCTTTCCTCTTATGCCCCTGTCATCTCTGCAGAAAAGGCATACCATGAGCAGCTTTCTGTCGCTGAAATCACCAATAGCGCTTTTGAGCCTTCTTCTATGATGGCTAAGTGTGATCCTCGCCATGGCAAGTACATGGCCTGCTGCCTCATGTACCGGGGTGATGTTGTCCCTAAGGATGTCAATGCTGCAGTGGCCACCATCAAGACTAAGCGAACTATCCAATTTGTTGATTGGTGCCCTACTGGATTCAAGTGTGGAATCAACTACCAGCCACCCACTGTTGTTCCTGGAGGTGACCTTGCCAAGGTGCAAAGGGCTGTTTGCATGATCTCCAATTCCACCAGTGTTGCGGAAGTCTTCTCTCGTATTGATCACAAGTTTGATCTTATGTATGCCAAGCGTGCTTTTGTGCATTGGTATGTGGGTGAGGGCATGGAAGAAGGAGAGTTCTCTGAGGCCCGTGAGGATCTTGCTGCCTTGGAGAAGGATTATGAGGAGGTTGGGGCTGAATCTGCTGAAGGGGAGGATGGTGATGAAGGAGATGAATATTGA